In Lytechinus variegatus isolate NC3 chromosome 12, Lvar_3.0, whole genome shotgun sequence, a single window of DNA contains:
- the LOC121425733 gene encoding uncharacterized protein LOC121425733 has protein sequence MAFQGITDKELMAIANEIGLEIDEIGVHLGFTWRKVQYFQLRNILGFYLGSSFSGTMGMLHSWRKMRREPDNDHRQILANCLVRAGWVNLSERVQKGEFIPEAGNINDVILLGSITINKLLIITGVLIVLLAIVCSVFCTNLLLLPTEIKELRKHLINYYNSRFCDIKTVPWNDSSILDLDELFINLNLLQRDVDQNSNLVRKDISYTKLFQIKKKGKVSKRILLRGAGGTGKTTLSCKIAHDWGSCLWGFSIRCTPLLIVLRLRLVDPTNSLGQEVVNQGLVPTDRHGSITADLINSYISQNPESAIIIFDGYDEYVYGSLKEDGKKGVLDILRYKSFRDTMVMVTCRPWRIADFENVPDYTHVELTGFTSENVVAYVKKFFLHNNTKSDDLLKWLSGGRYPDLTDRLLKDSEVLPCDNYYFDCSIEDISFMARYPLFLAMFCELSKNESFLTETYTVPDVFNNIIEYMYEQYTNKIKDSERGDLVDFDNLKVFLGKPAYDSFWGHPGPIQNEKTVFTAEEFKNDTVFRLGSEIGFLTNIPENDYYRGRMPRRKVYTTVFFHKFVQEYFASCYFNHLHDNFPSRAKRIQHIFAKDNTFIFFCASSAKVTTEEMKQYIESDSHLFVKEYIHTAGSKIPASFQGLVGSMSEGSKIENSYTNVQGQNLVPLVGRMEGNSKLINSFNFGNGNYKENKVEMTKRKRKWATHRKHKTDENKRTKKKTQI, from the exons ATGGCTTTCCAAGGAATAACAGACAAAGAATTAATGGCCATCGCAAATGAAATAGGATTGGAAATTGACGAAATTGGTGTCCATCTCGGCTTCACTTGGCGCAAGGTCCAGTATTTCCAGTTACGTAACATATTAGGGTTCTACCTTGGATCAAGCTTCTCTGGTACCATGGGGATGCTGCATTCTTGGAGGAAGATGAGGAGAGAGCCCGATAATGATCATCGACAAATTCTTGCGAACTGTCTTGTGCGTGCTGGTTGGGTTAACCTATCCGAAAGAGTGCAAAAAG GCGAATTCATCCCTGAGGCAGGAAACATCAATGACGTGATACTTCTAGGGTCCATCACCATTAACAAGTTGCTCATCATCACCGGTGTGTTGATTGTTCTGCTTGCTATCGTATGTTCTGTGTTTTGTACGAATCTTCTTCTCTTACCAACGGAAATTAAAGAACTTCGGAAGCATCTCATCAATTACTATAATTCACGCTTTTGCGACATCAAGACTGTTCCCTGGAACGATTCCAGTATACTAGATCTTGATGAGTTGTTCATCAATTTGAATCTCTTGCAACGTGACGTTGACCAAAATAGCAATTTGGTCCGGAAAGACATTTCATATACAAAGCTtttccaaataaaaaagaaaggaaaagttTCGAAGAGGATTCTCCTAAGAGGTGCGGGAGGGACTGGAAAAACAACACTCTCGTGTAAAATTGCCCATGATTGGGGTAGCTGTTTGTGGGGGTTCTCCATCAGGTGTACCCCTTTACTCATCGTTCTTCGGTTACGGTTGGTTGACCCTACGAACAGTCTTGGTCAAGAGGTTGTGAACCAAGGTCTGGTTCCGACAGATCGACATGGAAGTATAACGGCTGACTTAATAAACAGCTATATAAGCCAGAATCCAGAGAGTGCTATCATCATATTCGATGGTTACGACGAGTATGTATATGGCAGTTTGAAGGAAGACGGCAAAAAGGGAGTCCTCGATATTTTAAGGTATAAATCATTCAGAGATACAATGGTGATGGTCACATGTAGACCGTGGCGAATAGCAGATTTTGAAAATGTTCCTGATTACACTCACGTCGAACTGACAGGATTTACCTCGGAAAATGTGGTCGCCTATGTTAAAAAGTTCTTTCTGCACAACAACACGAAATCGGATGACCTTCTGAAGTGGCTTTCTGGTGGCAGGTACCCTGACTTAACAGACCGATTACTGAAGGATTCGGAAGTCTTGCCGTGTGATAATTATTACTTTGATTGTAGCATTGAGGACATTTCTTTCATGGCAAGATACCCTCTGTTTTTGGCCATGTTTTGTGAGCTCTCAAAGAATGAAAGTTTCCTGACAGAGACTTACACCGTCCCTGACGTGTTCAATAATATCATAGAATACATGTACGAACAATACACTAACAAGATAAAGGATTCTGAAAGGGGAGACCTCGTTGATTTCGACAATTTAAAGGTGTTTCTTGGAAAGCCAGCATATGATAGTTTTTGGGGACACCCCGGTCCGATTCAGAATGAAAAAACTGTGTTCACTGCAGAGGAGTTCAAAAATGATACTGTCTTTAGATTAGGTAGTGAAATCGGATTCCTGACCAATATTCCAGAAAATGACTATTACCGGGGCAGGATGCCTCGACGAAAAGTCTACACAACGGTATTCTTCCACAAGTTCGTCCAAGAATATTTTGCGTCTTGCTATTTTAATCATCTACATGACAATTTCCCTTCTAGAGCTAAGAGAATACAACATATCTTTGCCAAGGATAATACCTTCATCTTCTTTTGTGCCTCATCGGCAAAGGTAACAACTGAAGAGATGAAGCAGTACATAGAGAGCGATTCACATCTTTTCGTCAAAGAATATATCCATACTGCAGGCTCGAAGATTCCAGCTAGTTTTCAGGGTTTAGTTGGCAGTATGAGCGAAGGTAGTAAGATAGAAAATTCCTATACCAATGTACAGGGTCAAAATTTAGTGCCTTTAGTCGGCCGTATGGAGGGTAATAGTAAGTTGAtaaattcttttaattttgGGAATGGAAATTACAAAGAGAATAAGGTGGAGATGacaaaaaggaagaggaaaTGGGCAACACACAGGAAGCATAAAACGGACGAAAATAAGAGGACGAAGAAGAAAACACAAATCTGA